One region of Natronolimnobius baerhuensis genomic DNA includes:
- a CDS encoding KEOPS complex subunit Pcc1, giving the protein MSSHDATLEFEYETPARAHLVADSIAREIGEIDDERSQTTLERADSTICIQITATDVIALRAAMNTWSTLLEVAEQTAAIGEAV; this is encoded by the coding sequence GTGTCTTCTCACGACGCGACGCTCGAGTTCGAGTACGAGACTCCTGCTCGCGCCCACCTCGTCGCCGATAGCATCGCCCGCGAAATCGGCGAAATCGACGACGAACGCTCACAGACTACCCTCGAGCGTGCCGACTCGACGATTTGCATTCAGATTACTGCAACTGACGTTATCGCCTTGCGCGCCGCGATGAACACTTGGTCGACCCTGCTCGAGGTCGCAGAGCAGACGGCTGCTATCGGCGAAGCGGTCTGA
- a CDS encoding DUF2103 domain-containing protein encodes MKCRHCASPLEKPGDFCLVCRERNTEAVVLEAGRDRATLTMLAGEDDENDHGPRADADPVLGETTITTMPEDGDNEVVELRNFAGLIGDEIRRKRPEEVYAGGERAIIRAVRDDIHHSFYRVDDEEPVQAVLERRSTRALDVVETPPAEKIGGSHTTLIGGRTGMRAIRAVAGHPHVKKVIPGPIDAGGKGSQSGMRAKVTRADNGGNVRMLLRDGSSVQENRVVTTARDREMGERIRDDLNDVLSESDFQ; translated from the coding sequence ATGAAGTGTCGCCACTGTGCCTCGCCACTCGAGAAACCCGGAGACTTCTGTCTGGTCTGTCGGGAACGCAACACTGAGGCGGTGGTGCTCGAGGCGGGACGCGACCGGGCGACGCTAACGATGCTTGCAGGTGAGGACGACGAGAACGATCACGGACCACGAGCCGATGCGGACCCTGTCCTCGGTGAGACGACGATCACGACGATGCCGGAAGATGGCGACAACGAGGTTGTCGAACTGCGGAACTTCGCGGGGTTGATCGGCGACGAAATCCGACGCAAGCGACCCGAGGAAGTGTATGCAGGCGGCGAACGAGCAATCATCCGGGCGGTACGAGACGACATTCACCACTCGTTCTATCGCGTCGACGACGAGGAGCCAGTCCAGGCAGTTCTCGAGCGTCGAAGCACGCGCGCACTCGATGTCGTCGAGACGCCACCCGCAGAGAAAATCGGCGGCAGCCACACGACGCTGATCGGGGGGCGCACTGGCATGCGTGCCATCCGTGCCGTCGCTGGCCATCCACACGTCAAGAAGGTTATCCCCGGCCCGATTGACGCGGGCGGGAAGGGTTCACAGTCCGGGATGCGCGCGAAAGTCACCCGCGCAGACAATGGCGGCAACGTTCGCATGCTTTTGCGAGACGGCTCGAGCGTGCAGGAAAATCGCGTCGTGACGACCGCACGCGACCGCGAGATGGGCGAACGCATCCGCGACGATCTCAACGACGTGCTCTCTGAGTCGGACTTTCAGTAG
- a CDS encoding flippase, which yields MTDHDEGVTTLARQGSITFIGNVVNGVFGFAIVMLMTRFVSPSVYGLFVLATSVILFMQVFANLGLPLAIDYFVPQYLDEGEHGKAKGVIVQVTATVLVTSSLVAFAIAAGSGFIGNLFQEPAMQIALLLLSVTIPMLAIYNVLLTSYYSIKKLQYRVIMRDLVRPSVRFAVTAGFLLAGFGLLGLIGGYVIGLFVAITIGTAIFVSKAWTLLTADLELVAPKPLVTYSVPLAMTSVVFVLMGNVDYFVLGYFLDSDDVGIYRVGYMLGSGLMIIFNSLSPVFKPLIAETRDDIDLVEQRFRIMARWIAGITLPITIILSLGASSYLAVLYTPQYAAANLVVVLLCGAFLFNVTFGGPDGSLLQGMGYSRFVFANTIVLFGANFIVSITLVPIFGMEGAAIGSAVALVLVGLLTLAEIYYLDGIHPFTRDFAKIVVSGVPATVAGAPVVYLLESDLLVVAALPVVVIGVYVLSLIAMDAFTEDDARMAAEFSPTLEKWLPIGS from the coding sequence ATGACAGACCACGACGAGGGTGTGACGACGCTTGCACGCCAGGGCAGTATCACGTTTATCGGAAACGTGGTCAACGGCGTCTTCGGCTTTGCCATCGTCATGTTGATGACGCGGTTCGTCAGCCCCTCCGTCTACGGGCTGTTCGTCCTCGCAACCTCGGTTATTCTGTTCATGCAAGTGTTTGCGAACCTTGGCCTCCCGCTCGCAATCGACTATTTCGTCCCGCAGTACCTCGACGAGGGCGAACACGGGAAGGCAAAGGGCGTCATCGTCCAGGTGACGGCGACGGTGCTCGTGACGTCCTCGCTGGTCGCGTTCGCCATCGCAGCGGGCTCCGGCTTCATCGGCAATCTCTTTCAGGAGCCCGCGATGCAGATCGCGCTCTTGTTGCTGTCGGTCACGATTCCGATGCTCGCGATTTACAACGTCTTGCTCACCTCTTACTACAGCATCAAAAAGCTCCAGTACCGCGTCATCATGCGCGATCTGGTTCGACCGAGCGTCCGATTCGCCGTCACTGCTGGATTCTTGCTCGCCGGCTTTGGCCTGCTCGGACTCATCGGCGGCTACGTCATCGGCCTGTTCGTCGCGATCACCATCGGCACAGCCATCTTCGTCTCGAAAGCCTGGACCCTCCTGACGGCCGACCTCGAGTTGGTCGCACCGAAGCCGCTCGTGACCTACTCAGTGCCGCTGGCGATGACGAGCGTCGTCTTCGTTCTGATGGGCAATGTTGATTACTTCGTGCTCGGGTACTTCCTCGATTCGGACGACGTGGGCATCTACCGCGTCGGCTACATGCTCGGCTCCGGGTTGATGATCATCTTCAACTCGCTGTCACCGGTGTTCAAGCCCCTCATTGCGGAGACGAGAGACGATATCGATCTGGTCGAACAGCGGTTTCGGATCATGGCCCGCTGGATCGCGGGCATCACCTTGCCGATTACCATCATCCTCTCGCTGGGCGCGAGTTCCTACCTCGCCGTCCTCTATACGCCCCAGTACGCCGCAGCCAACCTCGTCGTCGTCCTCCTGTGTGGCGCATTCTTGTTCAACGTCACCTTCGGCGGCCCCGACGGCTCGCTCTTGCAGGGCATGGGCTACTCCCGCTTTGTCTTCGCCAACACCATTGTCCTCTTCGGTGCGAACTTCATCGTCTCGATCACGCTCGTGCCGATCTTCGGCATGGAAGGCGCAGCCATCGGCTCCGCGGTCGCACTCGTCCTCGTTGGGCTGCTCACGCTCGCCGAAATATACTATCTCGACGGCATCCATCCCTTTACCCGCGATTTCGCCAAAATCGTCGTCAGTGGCGTCCCCGCAACCGTTGCTGGCGCACCAGTCGTCTACCTCCTCGAGTCGGACCTCCTTGTCGTGGCCGCGCTCCCGGTGGTCGTCATCGGCGTCTACGTGCTCTCACTGATCGCGATGGATGCGTTCACCGAGGATGACGCACGCATGGCCGCCGAGTTCAGCCCAACACTCGAGAAGTGGTTACCGATTGGGTCCTGA
- a CDS encoding FxLYD domain-containing protein — protein MHRRRLLALVPAGLVSSAGCLEYVTNDNGEDITEPGDVDIVWDDLVRDDPGTDDERVTVWGVVRNIGERTLYYVEIRATFYDAEGEELESVIENVDDDVSTGEEWAFEVEFPHFGERAAEVETYELEPATGV, from the coding sequence ATGCATCGGCGTCGACTCCTCGCGCTCGTGCCAGCGGGTCTCGTCTCGAGCGCTGGCTGTCTCGAGTACGTCACAAACGATAACGGCGAGGATATTACGGAACCTGGTGATGTCGACATCGTCTGGGACGACCTCGTTCGCGACGATCCCGGAACCGACGACGAGCGAGTGACAGTCTGGGGCGTCGTCAGAAATATCGGCGAGCGAACGCTGTACTACGTCGAAATCCGGGCGACCTTCTACGATGCGGAGGGTGAGGAACTCGAGAGCGTCATCGAGAACGTCGACGACGACGTCTCGACGGGTGAAGAGTGGGCATTCGAAGTCGAGTTTCCACACTTTGGTGAGCGAGCGGCCGAGGTCGAAACGTACGAACTCGAGCCGGCAACGGGTGTCTAA
- a CDS encoding eL43 family ribosomal protein gives MSQKGTVGSAGRFGARYGRVARRRVSEIEADMQSAEVDGDSVTRVGTGIWKNEETGEVFTGGAYRPETPAGRTVKRSIRAALGEDD, from the coding sequence ATGTCCCAGAAAGGAACTGTTGGGAGCGCAGGCCGCTTTGGCGCACGCTACGGCCGCGTCGCCCGACGCCGTGTCAGCGAGATCGAAGCCGACATGCAGAGCGCAGAAGTCGACGGCGATAGCGTCACACGCGTCGGCACCGGCATCTGGAAGAACGAAGAGACCGGCGAAGTCTTCACCGGCGGTGCCTACCGCCCAGAGACCCCTGCCGGCCGAACCGTCAAGCGCTCGATTCGCGCCGCACTCGGCGAAGACGACTAA
- a CDS encoding DNA-directed RNA polymerase subunit P: MSYKCSRCKRDVQLDEYGGVRCPYCGNRVLLKERSRDVKEVGVQ; the protein is encoded by the coding sequence ATGAGTTACAAATGCTCCCGCTGTAAACGCGATGTTCAGCTCGATGAGTACGGCGGCGTCCGCTGTCCGTACTGCGGAAACCGCGTCCTCCTGAAAGAACGCAGCCGTGACGTCAAGGAAGTCGGCGTCCAGTAA